Proteins encoded together in one Lachnospiraceae bacterium JLR.KK008 window:
- a CDS encoding sugar transferase: MQTERRSKIIEIYGILLTDCLCVILSYLLALLLRYGSFAQTDHPDTYVLVCVWILLFTVLYDTLIGSGRNFLRRGYYVEAKSITKQIVCLVIFLGCSLFLFKEAENFSRLVYGYFLIGNTVLMLAAHEGLKKLLRVRCRSERGRTKVMVITDAASAQRIVPALVSGTEYDCEICAAVVWDGGREMTEIDGVPVVADGNNVIAVLKNMPMDEVFIHLPEAGKSVRKRLIMDLEAMGVSCHYNIDVSELDVRARSVGEFAGFTVVTYAIQQIDNRRGMIKRLIDICGSLAGLLITGVLYPFVAAAVKLDSPGPVVFSQVRIGKNGRRFRIYKFRSMYIDAEERKKELEAKNEMQGLMFKMEDDPRVTKVGKFLRKTSIDELPQFLNVLRGDMSLVGTRPPTEDEFSRYTPYYRRRLCMTPGLTGLWQVSGRSNIDNFDDVVKYDLHYIDHWSLSLDIKILFQTVFVVLFGKGAR, translated from the coding sequence ATGCAGACGGAGCGAAGGAGCAAAATCATTGAAATATACGGAATCTTACTGACAGACTGTCTATGCGTCATTCTGTCTTATTTGCTTGCGCTGCTGCTGCGCTACGGCTCCTTTGCGCAGACAGACCATCCCGATACGTATGTGCTCGTCTGTGTGTGGATTCTGCTCTTTACCGTATTATATGACACACTGATCGGCAGCGGCAGGAACTTTCTGCGCAGGGGATATTATGTGGAGGCCAAATCGATCACCAAGCAGATCGTCTGTCTAGTGATTTTTCTTGGATGCAGCCTGTTTCTGTTCAAGGAGGCTGAGAATTTTTCCAGACTTGTCTATGGCTATTTTCTGATCGGAAATACGGTCCTGATGCTGGCTGCCCATGAGGGACTGAAAAAGCTGCTGCGGGTGCGGTGCCGGTCGGAGAGAGGAAGGACGAAGGTGATGGTGATCACGGACGCGGCCAGTGCGCAGAGGATCGTGCCTGCGCTCGTATCCGGCACGGAGTATGACTGTGAGATCTGTGCGGCCGTCGTGTGGGACGGAGGCAGGGAGATGACAGAGATCGACGGTGTGCCGGTTGTCGCGGACGGTAATAATGTGATCGCCGTTTTGAAAAATATGCCGATGGATGAAGTGTTCATCCATTTGCCGGAGGCCGGAAAAAGTGTACGGAAGCGGCTCATCATGGATCTGGAAGCCATGGGTGTGAGCTGTCATTATAATATCGATGTGTCGGAGCTTGATGTGCGGGCACGCAGCGTCGGAGAGTTCGCAGGTTTCACCGTTGTCACCTATGCGATTCAGCAGATTGATAACAGGCGGGGAATGATCAAACGGCTGATCGACATCTGCGGCAGTCTGGCCGGCCTTTTAATAACAGGTGTTCTGTATCCGTTTGTGGCTGCGGCGGTCAAATTGGATTCTCCGGGGCCGGTCGTGTTTTCGCAGGTGCGTATCGGCAAGAACGGCCGCCGTTTTCGGATCTATAAATTCCGTTCGATGTACATCGACGCAGAAGAGCGGAAGAAAGAGCTGGAGGCGAAGAATGAAATGCAGGGGCTGATGTTCAAGATGGAAGATGATCCCCGTGTGACAAAAGTCGGAAAGTTTCTGCGCAAGACAAGCATTGATGAGCTTCCGCAGTTTCTCAATGTGCTCAGAGGAGATATGAGCCTTGTGGGGACAAGACCCCCCACCGAGGACGAATTTTCCAGGTATACGCCTTATTACCGGCGACGGCTCTGTATGACACCGGGGCTGACCGGTCTGTGGCAGGTCAGCGGCAGGAGTAATATTGATAATTTTGATGATGTGGTGAAATATGATCTTCACTATATCGACCACTGGTCGCTGAGTCTGGACATAAAAATATTGTTTCAGACAGTATTTGTCGTACTGTTTGGAAAGGGAGCAAGATGA
- a CDS encoding ChbG/HpnK family deacetylase: MKRTGIKQKDKLVKAGHEKNIIFHADDFAANEEISRHILDCHTKGALTSLSVLANSAYLEPCMEMLAPYRKEIAVSIHFNLAEGHCLSDPSQVPLLVDERGMFHISFFKVLLLSYTGRRGELKRQIKAEMHAQLERMLPHVDTLRIDSHQHYHMIPLVLSGILEAVEEVRREYPQEPLPVDYVRIPAEPLAPFVRHPEFYATYRPINLIKHIVLHVLNQMDRRLLAPYRSKSAVFFGILLSGKMDLRRVSALLPEFRKIAERKGLPLEVLCHPGGVRKAERLMDMENKDCVEFYTSDGRKIEKNMMRKVKAD, translated from the coding sequence ATGAAGAGAACCGGAATCAAACAGAAAGACAAGCTGGTAAAGGCGGGTCATGAAAAAAATATTATATTTCATGCGGATGATTTCGCGGCTAATGAGGAGATTTCTCGGCATATTCTCGACTGTCACACAAAAGGAGCGCTCACATCTTTAAGCGTACTGGCCAATAGCGCATATCTGGAGCCCTGCATGGAAATGCTGGCGCCATATCGGAAAGAAATTGCTGTGAGCATTCATTTTAATCTGGCGGAGGGGCATTGTCTGTCTGATCCGTCACAGGTGCCGCTGCTGGTGGATGAAAGGGGCATGTTCCATATTTCTTTTTTTAAAGTTTTGCTGCTTTCTTATACCGGGAGGCGCGGAGAGCTGAAACGGCAGATCAAAGCGGAGATGCATGCCCAGCTGGAACGGATGCTCCCCCACGTCGATACCTTGCGGATTGACAGTCACCAGCATTATCATATGATACCGCTCGTATTGTCGGGCATACTGGAGGCGGTGGAAGAAGTGCGCAGAGAATATCCACAAGAACCGCTGCCGGTGGACTATGTGCGGATTCCGGCGGAGCCTCTGGCGCCGTTTGTAAGGCATCCGGAGTTTTATGCCACATACAGGCCGATCAATCTGATCAAACATATTGTTTTACATGTATTGAATCAGATGGACAGGAGACTGCTTGCGCCTTACCGGAGTAAGAGCGCCGTATTTTTTGGCATTCTGCTCAGCGGAAAGATGGACCTTCGCCGCGTATCGGCGCTGCTGCCGGAGTTTCGGAAGATCGCGGAGCGGAAGGGACTGCCGCTCGAAGTGCTCTGTCATCCCGGCGGGGTCAGGAAGGCAGAACGGCTGATGGATATGGAAAATAAAGATTGTGTGGAGTTCTATACTTCTGACGGCAGAAAGATCGAAAAAAATATGATGAGGAAGGTGAAAGCGGACTGA
- a CDS encoding UDP-glucose/GDP-mannose dehydrogenase family protein: MKISIFGMGYVGCVGAACCAKLGHHVVGVDVSEHKVALINEGRPTIIEKDIDALIKQAREAGMVEATTDAAYAVKHSEISFIAVGTPSSKEGHLNLDYIYKVAGQIGEALRQKEGFHIVAIRSTVLPGTNRRIGEIIAEASGRERNRDFAIVSNPEFLREGTAVHDYLNPPLTLVGADNETAVEKMRMLYQDIPGEFIATDIKVAEMMKYINNTYHALKIVFGNEVGNICKALDVDSHKVMEIFCKDTQLNISPYYFKPGFAYGGSCLPKDSKALRTLARDYYVDVPVINAIEESNEIQKKRAVELIMEKGRRSVGILGLSFKAGTDDLRCSPIVDVVESLLGKGFELHIYDKNVKLSQITGTNRDFIMAKIPHLQHFVCDDLDSVVSASDVLVVTNKEAEFADLLERYPGKIIVDLVRAWKEVDYAGNYEGISWGNINTNEKQSQKIEKDMAGTEF; the protein is encoded by the coding sequence TTGAAGATCAGTATTTTTGGAATGGGTTATGTTGGCTGTGTGGGCGCCGCCTGCTGCGCGAAACTGGGACATCATGTCGTGGGCGTCGATGTGTCGGAACATAAAGTGGCTCTGATCAATGAGGGCCGTCCCACTATTATCGAGAAAGATATTGACGCGCTCATAAAGCAGGCGCGGGAGGCGGGTATGGTGGAGGCCACCACCGACGCGGCATATGCGGTGAAACATTCCGAGATCTCTTTTATTGCGGTCGGCACGCCGAGCAGCAAGGAGGGGCATCTGAATCTTGACTATATCTATAAAGTAGCCGGTCAGATCGGAGAGGCGCTGCGGCAGAAAGAAGGGTTTCATATCGTGGCCATACGCAGTACGGTTCTGCCGGGAACGAACCGGAGAATCGGCGAGATCATTGCGGAGGCTTCCGGACGGGAGCGCAACCGGGATTTTGCCATTGTTTCGAATCCGGAGTTTTTGCGGGAAGGGACGGCGGTTCATGATTACTTAAATCCTCCCTTAACTTTGGTGGGAGCTGACAATGAGACAGCCGTAGAGAAAATGCGTATGCTGTATCAGGACATTCCCGGGGAATTTATCGCTACGGATATTAAAGTGGCAGAGATGATGAAATACATCAACAATACGTATCATGCGCTGAAGATTGTCTTTGGCAATGAAGTTGGCAATATTTGTAAGGCACTGGATGTGGACAGTCACAAAGTGATGGAGATCTTCTGCAAGGACACACAGCTCAATATCTCTCCCTATTATTTCAAGCCAGGCTTTGCCTATGGCGGGTCCTGTCTGCCGAAGGACTCGAAGGCGCTGCGGACACTGGCGCGGGACTACTATGTGGATGTACCGGTGATTAATGCAATCGAGGAGAGCAACGAGATACAGAAAAAACGTGCGGTTGAACTCATTATGGAGAAGGGCAGGCGCAGCGTTGGCATTCTCGGGCTCAGTTTCAAGGCGGGTACGGACGACCTGCGATGCAGTCCGATCGTGGATGTGGTGGAGTCTCTGCTCGGCAAAGGGTTTGAGCTGCATATTTATGATAAAAATGTCAAACTTTCTCAGATTACGGGCACGAACCGGGACTTCATCATGGCGAAAATCCCTCACCTGCAGCACTTTGTCTGTGACGATCTGGACAGTGTGGTGTCGGCGTCCGATGTGCTTGTCGTCACGAACAAGGAGGCGGAATTTGCCGATCTGCTGGAACGGTATCCAGGCAAGATCATCGTGGATCTTGTGCGGGCGTGGAAAGAAGTGGACTATGCCGGCAATTACGAGGGGATTTCCTGGGGCAATATCAATACCAATGAGAAACAGAGTCAGAAAATAGAGAAAGATATGGCGGGGACGGAGTTTTAG
- a CDS encoding glycosyltransferase family 4 protein encodes MKNNRKILIIVENLPVPFDTRVWQEATTLVENGYTVSVICPKGKGYEKEYEKLSGVHIYRHDLPAEGSGPVGYAKEYGCALWSEYRLAKKIYQEVGFDVIHGCNPPDDIYMVAGRFRKYGVKYVFDHHDICPELFEAKFGRKGLLYRSQTWLERQTYRHCAFAFVTNESYKKIAIERGGMDPEKVYVLRSGPRLERLRIQPPRPELKGGRKYMVGYLGVIGKQEGIPYLLKAARYIRRKWKRDDICYGIVGGGTSLEELKALSVRMGIDDIVTFTGRVPDDVMLDYLNTADICVNPDEYNPMNDKSTMNKVLEYMALGKPIVQFDLTEGRYSAGAASLYAKPNDAKDMAEKIVALLDDEKKRQEMSEFGRRRVVEELSWEHTSKALLKGYEDFFASLKRQR; translated from the coding sequence ATGAAAAATAACAGAAAAATACTGATTATTGTGGAAAACCTGCCGGTGCCTTTTGACACGCGTGTGTGGCAGGAGGCCACGACCCTTGTGGAAAACGGCTATACGGTATCGGTCATCTGTCCGAAAGGAAAGGGCTATGAAAAAGAATACGAGAAGCTCTCAGGGGTGCACATTTACCGGCACGATCTGCCCGCTGAGGGCAGCGGCCCTGTAGGTTATGCGAAGGAATACGGCTGTGCCTTATGGTCGGAATATCGACTGGCGAAGAAAATCTATCAAGAGGTCGGTTTTGATGTGATCCATGGATGTAATCCGCCGGATGACATATACATGGTAGCCGGCAGATTCCGAAAATATGGTGTCAAATACGTGTTCGACCATCATGACATCTGTCCGGAGCTGTTCGAAGCCAAGTTCGGCAGGAAAGGTCTGCTGTACAGGAGTCAGACATGGCTCGAACGACAGACATACCGGCACTGCGCATTTGCCTTTGTGACGAATGAGTCCTATAAAAAGATCGCGATCGAGCGGGGCGGGATGGACCCGGAAAAAGTGTACGTGCTGCGCAGCGGTCCCCGGCTCGAACGGCTGAGGATTCAGCCGCCAAGGCCGGAGCTCAAGGGCGGCAGGAAATATATGGTCGGTTATCTCGGGGTGATCGGTAAGCAGGAGGGGATTCCCTATCTGCTGAAAGCGGCCCGGTATATCCGCAGGAAATGGAAGCGGGACGACATCTGTTATGGTATTGTCGGCGGCGGTACCTCGCTGGAAGAGCTGAAGGCCCTGTCTGTGCGGATGGGGATCGACGATATTGTGACCTTTACCGGAAGGGTCCCGGATGATGTGATGCTGGATTATCTGAATACGGCGGACATCTGTGTCAATCCGGACGAGTACAATCCGATGAACGATAAATCCACGATGAATAAAGTGTTGGAATATATGGCGCTTGGCAAGCCGATCGTACAGTTCGACCTCACGGAAGGGCGGTATTCCGCCGGGGCGGCTTCGCTGTATGCGAAACCAAATGACGCAAAAGATATGGCGGAAAAGATTGTCGCTCTTTTGGACGACGAGAAAAAGAGACAGGAAATGTCAGAGTTTGGACGCAGACGTGTGGTGGAAGAACTTTCATGGGAGCATACGAGTAAGGCGCTGCTGAAAGGGTATGAGGACTTTTTTGCGTCGCTGAAACGACAGCGGTGA
- a CDS encoding glycosyltransferase family 2 protein produces MSSILYLVLPCYNEEAVLPATAEALEQKYHRLLDEGKISGESRIMFVNDGSGDRTWEMITELFHRNPIFCGVNLSRNRGHQNAVLAGLLTAREKADVVISIDADLQQDIEAVDLMLEKYEQGCDVVYGVRNTRNTDGFVKKNTALGFYKIMQFMGCEVITNHADYRLMSKRVIDSLAEYGEVNLFLRGLIPTIGYPSDIVYFDVRERQAGESKYTMKKMLSFAVDGITSFSIKPLQLITLLGFLMLLVSVVMIVTTLFDYYTGRTVPGWASSYCSTWFIGSVQLLSLGIIGEYIGKIYMETKQRPRYHVESYLWRGGQQEGEQKRTNQE; encoded by the coding sequence ATGAGCAGTATCCTGTATCTGGTGCTGCCCTGCTATAACGAGGAAGCTGTGCTTCCCGCCACGGCAGAGGCGCTGGAACAAAAATATCATAGATTGCTGGATGAGGGTAAGATCAGCGGTGAGAGCAGAATCATGTTTGTCAACGACGGCTCCGGGGACAGGACATGGGAGATGATCACGGAGCTGTTTCACAGAAATCCGATCTTTTGCGGTGTCAATCTGTCTCGCAACCGCGGGCATCAGAACGCGGTGCTGGCGGGACTGTTGACGGCCAGAGAGAAAGCGGATGTCGTGATCTCCATTGACGCGGATCTGCAGCAGGACATCGAGGCCGTCGATCTGATGCTGGAAAAGTATGAGCAGGGCTGCGATGTCGTATACGGCGTGCGCAATACGAGAAACACCGATGGCTTTGTCAAGAAAAATACCGCCCTCGGTTTTTATAAGATCATGCAGTTTATGGGCTGCGAAGTCATAACCAACCATGCGGACTACCGTCTGATGTCGAAGAGAGTCATTGACAGTCTGGCCGAGTATGGGGAAGTGAATCTCTTTCTGCGGGGGTTGATCCCGACGATCGGCTATCCGTCGGACATTGTCTATTTTGATGTGCGTGAGCGGCAGGCGGGTGAGTCCAAGTATACGATGAAAAAGATGCTTTCTTTTGCGGTCGATGGGATCACGTCGTTCAGCATCAAACCGCTGCAGTTGATTACGCTGCTTGGGTTTTTGATGCTGCTCGTGAGTGTTGTGATGATTGTCACGACATTGTTTGACTATTACACCGGTCGCACGGTGCCGGGGTGGGCGTCGAGTTATTGTTCCACCTGGTTTATTGGCAGTGTGCAGCTTCTCTCACTTGGCATCATCGGTGAATATATCGGGAAGATTTACATGGAGACGAAACAGAGACCGAGATACCATGTGGAGTCGTATCTGTGGCGCGGCGGCCAGCAGGAAGGTGAACAAAAAAGGACGAATCAGGAATGA
- a CDS encoding glucosyltransferase domain-containing protein, with amino-acid sequence MGLLFHLYRLTNHLLTWDSVYNFYNSQNTIHLGRCFLTISCGIGSYYDLQWINGLLSLFYLSLTCVCLTELFALRRRTSIFLVCGLTVSFPSVASTFAYMYTADGYFLAQLCATLAVLVTLKYKKGFLPGLLLLAFSYGSYQAYVSFAVMLILTWTLLQLMQSERSVRELLPIWIRFLLMGGLGTLLYFLCNRLLTAVQGIAASDYNGISAMSLPDGPGFVLAVKNCLIDFAYFFFGPLGRVNFYKMLNGVLFLLLLFLIVRIVRKQTLYRKPASLLMIALCFAAMPFVCSMIYFLSADVRYYMLMYAGFSLIYLLPVLLYDRFFPGEEAQDQRFDVHRQSTIAAAFQAPDFPGLVLAWGCVLITGLHIFSFALTDNISYLYLTTSNEKTFALVSRMTDRIEQLDDFPSARKLCVIGHFDDYDTISLMLPPAMAGVRDSYLISEQAHFAAMMDTYFGLKLENCTKEEQRRIRDSETFRNMDCWPAASGVTQIGDTVVIKIGES; translated from the coding sequence ATGGGGTTATTATTCCATCTGTACCGGCTGACGAATCATCTGCTCACCTGGGATTCCGTCTATAATTTTTACAACAGCCAGAACACGATCCACTTAGGCCGCTGTTTCCTCACAATCAGCTGCGGGATCGGCTCCTACTATGATCTGCAGTGGATCAATGGCCTGCTCTCCCTGTTCTACCTCAGTCTGACCTGTGTCTGCCTGACGGAGCTCTTCGCGCTCCGCAGACGGACAAGCATCTTCCTCGTCTGTGGCCTGACCGTCTCTTTTCCGAGTGTGGCCAGTACCTTTGCCTACATGTACACGGCTGACGGTTACTTTCTCGCACAGTTGTGCGCCACACTCGCCGTACTTGTGACATTAAAATACAAAAAAGGCTTTCTGCCGGGACTGCTGCTGCTTGCTTTTTCCTATGGCTCCTATCAGGCTTATGTCTCCTTCGCCGTCATGCTCATACTGACATGGACCCTTTTACAACTGATGCAGAGCGAACGTTCCGTCAGAGAACTGCTGCCCATATGGATCCGTTTTCTGCTGATGGGCGGTCTGGGCACGCTTCTCTATTTCTTATGCAACAGACTGCTGACCGCCGTCCAGGGCATTGCAGCCAGCGACTACAACGGTATTTCCGCCATGTCTCTGCCGGACGGCCCCGGGTTTGTGCTGGCCGTAAAAAATTGTCTGATCGACTTTGCCTATTTCTTTTTTGGCCCTCTCGGCCGCGTGAATTTTTATAAAATGCTCAACGGCGTCCTGTTTCTGCTGCTGCTATTTCTCATCGTGCGCATCGTCCGCAAGCAGACACTTTACCGAAAGCCTGCGTCTCTGCTGATGATTGCGCTCTGCTTTGCCGCCATGCCCTTTGTCTGCTCGATGATCTATTTCCTGTCCGCAGATGTTCGCTACTATATGCTTATGTACGCCGGATTCAGCCTGATCTATCTGCTGCCTGTACTGCTCTATGACAGATTCTTTCCCGGCGAAGAGGCGCAGGATCAGCGCTTTGATGTGCACCGGCAGTCAACGATAGCCGCCGCTTTTCAGGCTCCTGATTTCCCCGGCCTTGTGCTGGCCTGGGGTTGTGTGCTCATAACCGGACTGCACATTTTCAGTTTCGCACTGACAGACAATATCAGTTACCTCTATCTGACTACAAGCAACGAAAAGACATTCGCTCTCGTATCCCGCATGACCGACCGCATCGAACAGTTGGATGATTTTCCGTCTGCAAGAAAGCTGTGCGTCATCGGTCACTTTGACGACTATGACACGATCTCCCTGATGCTTCCGCCGGCGATGGCCGGCGTCCGGGACAGTTATCTCATCTCCGAACAGGCACATTTTGCGGCGATGATGGACACTTATTTTGGGTTAAAGCTGGAAAATTGTACGAAAGAAGAACAGCGCAGGATACGAGATTCCGAGACATTCCGCAATATGGACTGCTGGCCTGCGGCTTCCGGCGTGACACAGATCGGGGATACGGTCGTGATCAAAATTGGAGAATCCTGA
- a CDS encoding alginate lyase family protein, protein MADVRWYLNRLRAMSGKEIFWRIGQKRLERAEKKTFGKQHIPVTQSLFYRGAEALTFHRDRLPMAWGPGGEDSHNDDQHRQADLSKRSEPQPGAIPLLGGYDYCTHKKDWHSGFQTENRWPLTFSYDLQYKQRDDIGDARTNWELNRHFQFALLAGHYFWTGNDKFLTELSDLFRDWNRENPFLHGISWTSVMETAIRDINWIYTLGFLEQACFREQAESESARTGAVEKTRALREELCNGIINMTMYLCGHYSRYSSANNHVIVEAAAIGIAGLVMGEEAWYELSVAILQCEIDRQNYRDGVNKEVSLHYQSFFMEAVGLLLLTMKVNNRSIPQSWRNTLGRMSRYLSDCQGRHGETVVFGDDDEGKILDLQGIQDREEAGRGGGSGRSHYQYVLQLMSIVLPQRYVPEITDTTLLRIVPESLIGKVAGKPYYGNEKSVCYAEGGVSLLKSGDGRALIGIDHGALGFGSIAAHGHADALSFQMYLDGKPVFADAGTCLYHTDLESRNLFRSTQMHNTVTVDEKDQSEMRGAFLWGKRAQTTLLSHNLPVGNCWEQGSGGSKERDDGAEEDARTACAMGSENARKSTDAQYVEAEHDGYRPVIHRRKVIFDGQGSLTICDRLLHVERETAYTVNYLLSDCYRPVEESGSCVVLAPCGEVQCAKPPQRIRMTFQAGRQGDDLTPAAFRWSDGWVSARYGCRERTRRIQISGKTAHELTIVTTIQWEG, encoded by the coding sequence ATGGCGGATGTCAGATGGTATCTGAACCGGCTGCGGGCGATGAGCGGAAAAGAAATTTTCTGGCGTATTGGTCAGAAAAGGCTGGAACGGGCGGAAAAGAAGACGTTTGGAAAACAACATATACCGGTTACGCAAAGTCTGTTTTACCGTGGCGCAGAGGCGCTGACCTTTCACAGAGACAGACTGCCGATGGCATGGGGACCGGGCGGAGAGGACAGCCACAATGACGATCAGCACAGACAGGCGGACCTGTCAAAACGGTCAGAGCCGCAGCCCGGAGCGATACCACTGCTCGGCGGCTATGATTATTGTACACATAAAAAAGACTGGCACAGTGGCTTTCAGACAGAGAATCGGTGGCCACTGACATTTTCTTATGATTTGCAGTACAAACAGCGGGATGACATCGGTGATGCAAGGACGAACTGGGAGCTGAACCGGCATTTTCAATTTGCCCTGCTTGCGGGCCATTATTTTTGGACGGGAAATGACAAATTTTTGACAGAACTGTCAGATTTATTCAGGGACTGGAACCGGGAGAATCCTTTTCTGCACGGTATATCCTGGACGAGCGTCATGGAGACCGCCATACGCGATATTAACTGGATTTATACGCTCGGATTTCTCGAGCAGGCCTGTTTCAGGGAACAGGCAGAAAGCGAAAGCGCGCGGACAGGGGCGGTGGAAAAAACCAGAGCCCTGCGGGAAGAGCTTTGCAATGGGATCATCAATATGACGATGTACCTTTGCGGCCATTATTCCCGGTACTCCTCGGCGAATAATCATGTGATTGTGGAGGCGGCTGCGATTGGCATTGCCGGGCTTGTGATGGGGGAGGAAGCATGGTACGAGCTGTCCGTGGCGATTTTGCAGTGTGAGATCGACAGGCAGAATTACCGGGACGGTGTAAACAAAGAAGTGTCGCTGCACTATCAGTCGTTTTTTATGGAGGCGGTAGGCCTGCTGTTGTTGACTATGAAAGTCAATAACAGATCCATTCCTCAGAGCTGGCGCAATACGCTCGGCAGGATGAGCCGTTATCTGTCGGATTGTCAGGGCAGACATGGCGAGACCGTGGTGTTTGGCGACGATGATGAGGGAAAGATTCTCGACCTGCAGGGAATACAGGACAGGGAAGAGGCGGGCCGCGGCGGCGGTTCCGGCCGCAGCCATTATCAATATGTGCTACAGCTCATGAGCATCGTACTGCCGCAGCGGTATGTGCCGGAGATTACAGACACGACATTGCTTCGGATCGTACCGGAATCGCTGATCGGTAAGGTGGCCGGGAAGCCATATTACGGAAATGAAAAGAGTGTCTGTTATGCGGAGGGCGGCGTCAGTCTGCTTAAGAGCGGGGATGGCAGAGCGCTGATCGGCATCGACCATGGTGCGCTCGGATTTGGCAGTATCGCAGCTCACGGACATGCGGACGCGCTCAGCTTCCAGATGTATCTGGACGGAAAACCGGTATTTGCAGACGCCGGGACCTGTCTGTATCACACGGATCTGGAGAGCAGAAATCTTTTCCGCAGTACGCAGATGCACAATACTGTTACGGTGGATGAGAAAGACCAGTCGGAGATGCGCGGCGCTTTCCTGTGGGGAAAACGGGCGCAGACGACGCTCCTGAGCCATAATCTGCCGGTCGGAAACTGCTGGGAACAGGGAAGCGGCGGCAGTAAAGAAAGAGACGACGGGGCGGAAGAAGACGCGCGCACAGCATGTGCGATGGGCTCAGAAAATGCACGGAAAAGCACAGACGCACAATATGTGGAAGCGGAGCACGACGGATACAGACCGGTCATTCACAGGCGCAAAGTTATCTTTGACGGACAGGGCAGTCTTACGATCTGCGACAGGCTGCTTCACGTGGAAAGGGAGACGGCTTATACAGTGAATTATCTGCTTTCCGACTGTTATAGACCGGTGGAAGAGAGTGGGTCCTGCGTCGTGCTTGCGCCTTGCGGGGAAGTGCAGTGTGCGAAGCCGCCGCAGCGGATTCGTATGACGTTTCAGGCCGGGCGGCAGGGGGACGATCTGACTCCGGCAGCGTTTCGGTGGAGTGACGGCTGGGTGTCGGCGCGCTATGGGTGCAGGGAGCGTACCCGGAGGATTCAGATCAGTGGAAAGACAGCGCATGAGCTGACGATCGTGACGACGATACAGTGGGAGGGATAG
- a CDS encoding GNAT family N-acetyltransferase yields the protein MPVLSYMDNIFKLSHCFVNRDYSGIREEILSMKEELNYRYEEGGEVWGYQISKNIPVSGLYGFDAYVVRFYFTKIDTLHNEHQEQIMEKVFVALKREMQMCKGYYNLRLPAHVVDVLKGFNKYLSGGIFCGGTVEQVVSGREVEIPRREGIRVFFAERAYLKEHREQLLQMTYSSFASYQGQYHISSVTDEKAGVIYENWIESYFENFEDNRIFVVEYEGEPIGFCTIGEDEHVVEGQLSAISSVHRKLGGYRTLISSLINYAYKNGKSFTASTQFDNYIVQGTWNSLGMKPYFSFYNFHFDNR from the coding sequence ATGCCAGTATTATCATATATGGACAATATCTTCAAGCTGAGTCATTGTTTTGTCAACAGAGATTACAGCGGCATCAGAGAAGAGATTCTGTCAATGAAGGAAGAGCTCAATTACAGATATGAGGAGGGCGGGGAAGTGTGGGGCTACCAGATTTCCAAAAATATACCGGTCTCCGGGCTGTATGGCTTTGACGCTTATGTGGTGAGATTTTATTTTACGAAGATCGATACGCTGCACAACGAACATCAGGAACAGATCATGGAGAAAGTGTTCGTGGCACTGAAACGGGAAATGCAGATGTGCAAAGGGTATTATAATCTGCGTCTGCCGGCGCATGTCGTAGATGTGCTCAAAGGCTTTAACAAATATCTGTCAGGCGGTATCTTCTGCGGGGGAACGGTCGAGCAGGTCGTGAGCGGCAGGGAAGTGGAAATTCCGAGACGGGAAGGAATCCGCGTATTCTTTGCGGAGCGTGCCTATCTGAAAGAGCACAGAGAACAGCTTTTGCAGATGACGTATTCTTCGTTTGCCTCTTATCAGGGACAGTATCATATCTCTTCCGTAACCGATGAAAAAGCGGGAGTGATCTATGAAAACTGGATCGAGAGCTATTTTGAAAACTTTGAGGATAACCGTATTTTTGTAGTCGAATATGAGGGAGAACCAATCGGCTTTTGCACGATCGGGGAAGACGAGCACGTCGTGGAGGGACAGCTCTCGGCGATCTCTTCCGTACACCGGAAACTGGGAGGCTACCGGACGTTGATCTCTTCGCTCATCAATTATGCCTATAAAAACGGCAAGAGCTTTACGGCGAGTACGCAGTTTGACAATTATATTGTGCAGGGAACGTGGAATTCTCTTGGCATGAAGCCGTACTTTTCCTTTTATAACTTCCATTTTGACAACAGATAA